The Moraxella haemolytica genome window below encodes:
- the rsgA gene encoding ribosome small subunit-dependent GTPase A — protein sequence MSLIRRRKLTKNQTRQIQKNQDKIIDDGTLVGGVIVSHFGRQLDVQITELPQIIEEGVSLAVGDIWRCHARTNLPMMASGDGVKFSIDTTANLGRIEVLSNRRTLIARPDRYNKVKPIAANVDTLAIVFSPLPKPATNLIDRYLLIARLSGVQPLLVLNKADLLADFADVEKIYEEYQLLGSKYGFEIIKTSSVTLGGLSELNAYLQGKLTIFAGQSGVGKSSLINQLLPNANQSTNIISVGSRLGQHTTTTSRLLAFDDSELSKGGIIDTPGIREYGIWHLSDNDIMVGFDELYERRGQCQFRDCNHAQNAKGCAFWQAVLAGEILERRVESFNELVKEAKMNASSARNQFK from the coding sequence ATGTCTTTAATCCGTCGCCGTAAACTAACCAAAAACCAAACCCGCCAAATCCAAAAAAACCAAGATAAAATCATCGATGATGGCACGCTTGTTGGCGGAGTGATTGTTTCACATTTTGGAAGGCAGCTTGATGTACAGATTACCGAATTACCCCAGATTATTGAAGAGGGTGTAAGCCTTGCTGTTGGTGATATCTGGCGATGTCATGCTCGCACCAACTTACCAATGATGGCATCAGGCGATGGTGTAAAATTTAGCATTGATACAACGGCAAACTTAGGGCGGATTGAGGTGCTGTCTAATAGACGCACGCTGATTGCTAGACCTGACCGCTATAACAAGGTTAAGCCCATTGCTGCTAATGTAGATACCTTGGCAATCGTTTTTTCGCCGCTACCCAAGCCTGCAACCAATCTGATAGACCGTTATTTATTGATTGCCAGATTAAGTGGTGTGCAACCTTTATTGGTGCTCAATAAGGCGGATTTGTTGGCGGATTTTGCTGATGTTGAGAAGATTTATGAAGAATATCAACTACTTGGCAGTAAATACGGTTTTGAGATTATTAAGACTTCAAGTGTTACTTTGGGTGGATTAAGTGAGTTAAATGCTTACCTACAAGGTAAATTAACCATTTTTGCAGGTCAGTCAGGTGTGGGAAAATCCAGTCTCATCAATCAGTTATTGCCCAACGCCAATCAGTCCACCAACATCATCTCTGTGGGTTCTCGGTTAGGACAGCACACCACTACCACCAGTCGTTTACTGGCTTTTGATGATAGCGAGCTATCAAAGGGCGGTATCATTGACACACCCGGCATTCGTGAATACGGTATTTGGCATTTATCGGACAATGACATCATGGTGGGGTTTGATGAGCTTTATGAACGGCGAGGTCAGTGCCAATTTCGAGATTGTAATCATGCTCAAAATGCCAAAGGTTGTGCGTTTTGGCAGGCGGTATTGGCAGGCGAGATACTTGAACGCCGTGTTGAGAGTTTTAATGAATTGGTAAAAGAAGCAAAAATGAATGCGTCATCTGCCAGAAATCAATTCAAATAA
- a CDS encoding rhodanese-like domain-containing protein, producing the protein MERWLTFMGNHPVLFGILAVLIVAFFMVEGKRNGKKVSPNELGLLVNNQNAHIIDIRPANKFAVSHIAGSRNIPFTELKNHLDELKAINEPVVIVCDLGMQSGAAVSLVGKPNFMRLAGGIQGYQAAGLPLSMANKTKK; encoded by the coding sequence GTGGAGCGTTGGCTGACTTTTATGGGTAATCACCCAGTATTATTCGGTATTTTGGCGGTACTGATTGTGGCATTTTTTATGGTGGAAGGCAAGCGTAATGGCAAGAAGGTCTCTCCTAATGAGCTTGGGCTACTGGTTAATAACCAAAACGCACACATCATTGATATTCGCCCTGCCAATAAGTTTGCGGTATCGCACATCGCAGGCAGTCGCAACATTCCTTTTACTGAGCTAAAAAATCACCTTGATGAACTAAAAGCCATCAATGAGCCTGTGGTCATCGTCTGTGATTTGGGTATGCAATCAGGGGCTGCGGTCAGCTTAGTAGGGAAACCAAACTTCATGCGTCTAGCAGGCGGTATTCAGGGTTATCAGGCGGCAGGGTTGCCTTTATCAATGGCGAATAAAACCAAAAAATAA
- a CDS encoding glutaredoxin domain-containing protein, whose translation MTQVTLYIKEECPYCRAAVQLLANKGVLYNAISVYDMTADEKEALAVKTNRYRTVPQIFIGETFIGGFDQLNKLNQSGELDAMLAE comes from the coding sequence ATGACCCAAGTAACCCTATACATTAAAGAAGAATGCCCTTATTGTCGTGCCGCTGTACAATTATTGGCAAACAAAGGGGTGTTATATAACGCTATTAGTGTCTATGACATGACCGCTGATGAGAAAGAAGCACTGGCTGTAAAGACCAATCGTTATCGCACTGTGCCACAGATTTTTATTGGTGAGACATTCATCGGTGGCTTTGATCAACTAAACAAGCTAAACCAAAGTGGCGAGCTTGATGCCATGTTGGCAGAGTAA
- the secB gene encoding protein-export chaperone SecB, translated as MTEQTQPQLGLERIYIKDLSFEVPTAEVFTKEWQPELDISLATASIDLDEDHKEVVLTVNVTVKNGGSTAYIAEVQQAGIFLLKNIPEGDLEHLQQAYCPNILFPYAREAISDLVSRGSFPQLLLAPVNFDQAYLQAQAEAKDNA; from the coding sequence ATGACAGAACAAACCCAACCACAACTTGGTCTTGAGCGTATCTATATTAAAGACCTATCTTTTGAAGTGCCAACAGCTGAAGTATTTACCAAAGAGTGGCAACCAGAGCTTGATATCAGTCTTGCTACTGCATCGATAGACTTAGATGAAGACCATAAAGAAGTCGTACTTACTGTTAATGTTACTGTAAAAAATGGCGGTTCAACAGCGTATATCGCCGAAGTGCAACAAGCAGGCATTTTCTTATTAAAAAATATTCCAGAAGGGGATTTGGAACACTTGCAACAAGCATACTGCCCAAATATCCTATTCCCATATGCTCGTGAAGCGATTAGCGATTTGGTGTCTCGTGGCAGTTTCCCACAGTTGCTCCTTGCCCCAGTTAACTTTGACCAAGCCTACCTACAAGCCCAAGCAGAAGCAAAGGATAATGCCTAA
- a CDS encoding YdcF family protein, whose amino-acid sequence MTVRQKTLKIIWRTFIIVALVVIFAIISPFTPIFANLSVLFLNAFSTITLSDDHQASSALVVLGGGLTKKNNHIILNHYSQSRADATATTYQQTHLPIITSGVESPWLQDYLKLSLSSAKPRPIIISDNASMNTCENAVFTAKLLSYHELPAHVHLITDRYHMARARRQFARMNISTTPAVAPLAVPLSWTNIDNNLIHSRRAIYEIAALTRDIFRPQPNCRSFNQITLEEISTPRRKAKIFS is encoded by the coding sequence ATGACAGTACGGCAAAAAACACTAAAAATCATTTGGCGAACATTCATTATTGTGGCACTGGTGGTTATCTTTGCTATTATCTCACCATTTACGCCAATTTTTGCCAATCTAAGCGTGCTTTTTCTTAATGCTTTTAGTACCATTACGCTGTCTGACGACCACCAAGCATCATCGGCTTTGGTAGTGCTTGGTGGTGGTCTCACCAAAAAAAATAATCACATCATCTTAAACCATTATAGCCAAAGCCGTGCTGATGCTACCGCCACCACTTATCAGCAAACCCACTTACCCATCATTACAAGTGGTGTTGAGTCACCATGGCTACAAGATTATCTTAAGCTATCACTCTCTAGTGCCAAACCAAGACCCATCATCATCAGTGACAATGCCAGCATGAACACCTGTGAAAATGCCGTCTTTACTGCCAAACTACTCTCTTATCACGAACTTCCTGCTCATGTACATCTCATCACCGACCGCTACCACATGGCTCGGGCTCGCCGCCAGTTTGCCCGCATGAATATTTCAACCACCCCTGCTGTTGCACCGCTTGCTGTGCCACTTAGCTGGACAAATATTGATAACAATCTAATACATTCTCGCCGTGCCATCTATGAAATCGCCGCCTTAACCCGTGATATTTTTCGCCCACAGCCAAACTGCCGAAGTTTTAATCAAATCACCCTAGAAGAAATCAGCACCCCTAGACGCAAGGCAAAAATCTTCTCTTAG
- the murB gene encoding UDP-N-acetylmuramate dehydrogenase gives MTETTHDKIIKQYNLTKNNTMALSCIASHAMILDDANTLKDDITHAINFAKQQDLAIFVLSGGSNVLLPSRLDCLVLLPRYQGIEVIAYDDDGVNIKVAGGENWHHFIQHCLHQGWYGLENLALIPGLVGACPVQNIGAYGVQVSDFIINVIAFDLTTGEQLEFDNTACQFEYRHSVFKDSPNRYLISHVVFKLHTSNDKVLTNYGDLAVISHKFAKAQYKDTPSPKNVFDAVVQIRSDKLPDPNILANCGSFFQNPIIAMSDFKTLQAQYPTLPSYPIDDGNIKIPAGWLIDQAGLKGKGIFPILTHEKQALVLTNHTPYTASQDDIKATQSLIIDTILQKFGIQLVREPVWITADGQSSP, from the coding sequence ATGACCGAAACAACGCATGATAAAATCATCAAGCAGTACAATCTCACCAAAAATAACACCATGGCATTATCCTGTATCGCCAGTCATGCGATGATTTTAGATGATGCCAACACATTAAAAGATGACATTACCCATGCCATCAACTTCGCCAAACAACAAGACCTAGCCATTTTTGTGCTGTCTGGGGGTAGTAATGTGCTACTACCAAGCCGGTTGGACTGTCTAGTCTTACTACCTAGATACCAAGGCATTGAGGTGATTGCGTATGATGACGATGGCGTCAATATCAAGGTGGCAGGCGGGGAAAATTGGCATCACTTTATTCAGCACTGCTTACATCAAGGTTGGTATGGACTTGAAAACTTGGCACTCATACCAGGTCTTGTGGGGGCGTGCCCTGTGCAAAATATTGGAGCATATGGCGTACAGGTTTCTGATTTTATTATCAACGTTATCGCTTTTGATTTAACGACAGGTGAGCAACTTGAATTTGACAACACTGCTTGTCAGTTTGAGTATCGGCACAGTGTTTTTAAGGACAGCCCCAATCGCTACCTGATTAGTCATGTTGTGTTCAAACTGCATACAAGTAACGATAAAGTACTCACCAACTATGGCGACCTAGCTGTCATATCGCATAAGTTTGCCAAAGCTCAGTACAAAGACACCCCAAGCCCCAAAAATGTCTTTGATGCTGTTGTGCAGATTCGTTCTGATAAATTACCCGACCCCAACATATTAGCAAACTGCGGTTCTTTTTTTCAAAATCCCATCATCGCCATGAGTGATTTTAAGACATTGCAAGCACAGTATCCCACCCTGCCAAGCTACCCCATTGATGATGGCAACATAAAAATCCCTGCAGGTTGGCTCATTGACCAAGCAGGACTTAAAGGCAAGGGGATTTTTCCAATACTCACTCACGAAAAACAAGCACTAGTACTAACCAATCATACTCCGTACACTGCCAGTCAAGATGATATCAAGGCGACACAATCTTTGATCATTGACACCATTTTACAAAAATTTGGCATTCAACTTGTGCGTGAACCTGTATGGATAACCGCCGACGGTCAAAGCTCTCCATGA